acaccGGGGACGAGGACGTCCCTGGCTTGGGGGACGAGGACGTTGGGGACAGGGCCGTCTCGGTGACGAGTGACACGGGGCACGAGGATGTCCCAGTCCTGCGTGACAAGGACGCGGAGGACAGGGATGTCGCGACCCCCAAGGACGTTGGGGACAAGGAGGTGCCAGCCCCTGGGGACGAGGATGTCGGGGACAAGGAGGTCACGGCTCtgagggacattggggacagggacacggtgACCCCAAGGGACACTGGGGACCGGGGTGGTCCAGCTCTTCTGGACAAGGACGTTGGGGACAAGGACGTCACCCCCCCGATggacgctggggacagggatgtcccagctcctggggacaaagcccttggggacagggatgtcaccaCCcggagggacactggggacagggacgtcccaGCCCATCTGGTCGAGGAGGTTGGGGACAAGGATGTCCCAGCGCCTGGGGACGAGGATGTTGGGGACAGAGATGCCACCGTCCTAAGGGACGCGGGGGACAGAGAcgtcccagctcctggggacaagGATGATGCCACCATaagggacattggggacagggatgtcccagCGCCTGGGGACAAAGCcattggggacagggatgtcaccaCCCTGAGGGACgccggggacagggacatcccAGGCCATCTGGTCGAGGAGGTTGGGGACAAGGATGTCCCAGCGCCTGGGGACAAAGCCTTTGGGGacagagatgccaccaccctgAGGGACATTGGAGTCAGGGATGTCCCAACCCTAAGGGACACGGAGGTTGGGGACACGCAGGTCTCAGTCCTTGcattggggacagggatgtcccagCTCCAAGGGACACCGGGGACGGGGCTGTCCCACCCCCAGGGGACGTTGGGGACGAGGACGCTGAGGACACGCAGGTCTCAGCCCCAAGAGccgttggggacatcggggacaggGACGTCGCCATCCCAAAAGAtgatggggacattggggacagggatgtcccagcccctggggacagcggggacaagGCCATAGGGGATGTCCCAGCCCTAAGGGACACCGGGGACATGGATGTCGCGGTCTTAAGGGACACTGGGGACGTCCCAGTTCCCGGGGAcgaggacactggggacagggatgtcccagTTGCTGGGGACGAGGATGTCACCGCTGGAAAGgacgttggggacagggatgtcccagtccttggggacactggggacatcccagTCCGTGGAGATGGGGAcgaggacactggggacagggatgtcccggtccttggggacactggggacatcctGGTCCCCGGGGATGAGGACGAGGATGTGGGGGATGTCACTCCCCTAAGGGACATCGGGAACGGGGATGTCCCAGtcccaggggacactggggacgtcCCAGTCCCTGGGGACGAGGACACTGGGGACGTCCCAGCCCTGAGGGACGTTGGGGACGGGGACGTCCCCACCCCGcgggacgttggggacatcagAGGCGAGGGCTTTGGGGTCAGGGACATCCCCGCCCCACAGGGCTTTGGGGACGAGGACGTTGGGGACGAGGacattggggacagggacattggggacagggatgtccccacCCCGAGGGACGCTGGGGACATTGGAGGTGAGGACTTTGGGGACaaggacattggggacatggacaTCCCCGCCCTACAGGGCTTTGGGGACAAGgacgttggggacagggatgtccccgccctgagggacgttggggacattaGAGGTGAGGGCTTTGGGGACAAGGatgttggggacagggatgtccccgccctgagggacgttggggacagggacgttggggacagggatgtccccgccctgagggacgttggggacaaggatgttggggacagggatgtccctgccccgagggacgttggggacattaGAGGTGAGGACTTTGGGGACAAGGatgttggggacagggatgtccccgCCccgagggacgttggggacattaGAGGTGAGGACTTTGGGGACagggacgttggggacagggatgtccccgccctgagggacgttggggacgaggacgttggggacagggacgtcccgGCCCCGCGGGacgctggggacggggacggagaGGTGGCCGttgcgggggacacgggggacggggacacctgCGCCGCCGGTGGCATCACCATCACGGTGACGGCCCCCCCCGCCGAGGACGAGGGCGAGGACGTCCCCCGGCGATGACATCAGCGCCGACGTCACCGTGGGGCCCTCCCCCGGTGATGTCACGGCCGGGGGCGCCGTGAGGGATGACGTCGTCTCCTCCCTCCCCGGTGAGGTCACGGCCGGGGGCGACGTCACTTGCTCGGTCCCTGGGGGTGACATCATCATCGGCGGAGGTGACATCACTTCCGT
This DNA window, taken from Chroicocephalus ridibundus chromosome 28, bChrRid1.1, whole genome shotgun sequence, encodes the following:
- the LOC134507827 gene encoding cell surface glycoprotein 1-like translates to MAEGCSHAVPPRPLPGEVTATPGNVTRDPEPPWGQAGGVPQGEGDTSVPADTVTVTPWASGITITVTAAPADEDTGDEDVPGLGDEDVGDRAVSVTSDTGHEDVPVLRDKDAEDRDVATPKDVGDKEVPAPGDEDVGDKEVTALRDIGDRDTVTPRDTGDRGGPALLDKDVGDKDVTPPMDAGDRDVPAPGDKALGDRDVTTRRDTGDRDVPAHLVEEVGDKDVPAPGDEDVGDRDATVLRDAGDRDVPAPGDKDDATIRDIGDRDVPAPGDKAIGDRDVTTLRDAGDRDIPGHLVEEVGDKDVPAPGDKAFGDRDATTLRDIGVRDVPTLRDTEVGDTQVSVLALGTGMSQLQGTPGTGLSHPQGTLGTRTLRTRRSQPQEPLGTSGTGTSPSQKMMGTLGTGMSQPLGTAGTRP